TCCGTGGTCCGGCCGCGATCACCGAGAGCCAGGAGGAGGCCGTCGAGGCCATCCTGAGCAAGCGGATCAAGGCCGGCGACGTGGTGGTCGTGCGCTACGAGGGCCCCAAGGGCGGCCCGGGCATGCAGGAGATGCTCTACCCCACCAGCTACCTGAAGGGCGTAGGGCTCGGCCCCAAGTGCGCGTTGATCACCGATGGTCGCTTCTCCGGCGGCTCCTCGGGCCTGTCGATCGGGCACATGAGCCCCGAGGCGGCCTCGGGTGGCAACATCGGCCTGGTCGAGAACGGCGACATCATCTCGATCGACATCCCGAACCGCACGATCAACGTCGAGGTGAGTGACGATGAACTCGCCAGGCGCCGTGCAGTGCGTGAGGCCAAGGGTTGGGTGCCCGAGAACCGCGTGCGTCCGGTGAGCAATGCGCTGAAGGTGTTCGCGCTGCTGGCGCAGAGTGCTGACAAGGGTGCTGCACGTCGGCAGTTGTGATGCTCTCCACGTGACGGACCTTGTGTCCGCACAATGGCTCGGCACGGGTGTGGGCCGTCGAGACGCTTGTCCTGAAAATCTTACGGACTGCGCCGCCTCGACGGCCCGCACCCTTTTCGTGTGACGGAACAGATCCCTGCGGGGATACCTGATCGGCCCGGGGAGGGGTCTGCGAGACACCCGACCGGCTCCGGGGAGGGGTCTGCGAGACGCTTGTCCTGAGAAGCTTACGGACTGCGCCGCCTCGCAGACCCCTCCCCTTTTGCGGCAGAAACACTTCCCGCGGGCCACATACGCCGCCCCGCAGGCCCCTACCCTCTTGTCGAATCAGCCGAGGAGGAGCCTGGCGGCGATGGCGAGCATCATCACGCCGATGGCGGCGTCGATCACGCGCCACACCGAGGGCTTCGACAGCGGGCGGGACAGGGCGCGGGCACCGAGGCCGAGGGCGGCGAACCACAGCGCCGAGCCGAGCATGGCCCCGCCGGCGAAGGCCCAGCGGGTGAGCCCGGGATGTTGGTTGGCCAAGCCGCCGAGCATCACCATCGTGTCCAGGTAGACGTGCGGGTTGAGCCAGGTGAGTGCCAGCGTGGTGCCCACGATCGGACGCAGGGCCCCGGCGTCCGGGCCCTGACCGGTGAGCGCGTCGTCGGACTGGGGACGCAGGGCGGAGCGGAAGCTGCGCCAGGCGAACCAGCACAGGTAGGCGGCACCGGCCCAGGTGAATGCGGTGATCACCCAGGGCGCCGACGTCACCAGGGTACCCATGCCGAGCGTGCCGACGCTGATCAACGCCATGTCGCTGGCAATGCACAGCGCCACGATCACCCCGATGTGCTGGCGGCGGATGCCCTGGCGCAACACCCACGCGTTCTGGGCGCCGATGGCGGCGATCAGCCCGAGCGATGTCGCCAGGCCCGTGGCAAGGGTGAGCACACGGTGAATCTAGGGCCCCGCGGCGGTGCGGGGCGGGCGGGTCCCGTCTGGTGGTCGTCGCCGGGGCCGTCCTCCCGCCAGCACCTCTCCGGGAGCGCAACCGCGGACCACGGGCGCACGCCGTCCCCGAACGCGCCACAGCGGCTCCCCCGGTCGGTCGGGGAAGCCGCTGTGACAGCTCGGTACGGGGGTCGTCGCCCGGCGCCCGGGCTGTGGGGCCCCAGCGAGCGGGGTCGGGCAACCGGGTCAGGCGAACAGTTCCTTCTCGATGTAGTCGCGGGCCATCCTGCCGTACATCAGCGGCTTGGCGATCTCGGGGTCCTGCTCGGCCTCCACCAGGATCCAGCCCTGGTAGCCGTGGTCGATCAGGTAGCGGTAGACCGTCGGGAAGTCGATGATGCCGTCACCGGGCACGGTGAACATGCCGGCCAGGAAGGAGTCGAGGAAGGAGCGCTCGGCGGCCTTGGACTCGGCCAGCTTGCGCGGACGCACGTCCTTGAAGTGCACGTGCTTGATGCGGTCGATGTTCTGCTCGAGGATCGCCATCACCGAGCCGTCGCCGACGTAGGCGTGGCCGGTGTCGAACAGCAACGAGACCTTGCTCGGATCGGTCATGTCCATGAGTCGCTTGGTCTCGTCGGCTGTCATCACCACGGTGCCCAGGTGGTGGTGGTAGACGAGCTCCATGTTGTGCCTGTGGGCGATGTCGCCGAGCACTTCCAGGCCCCTGGCGAGCTGGGTCCACTCGGCCTCGCTCATCACCGGCTTGTTGGAGAAGATCGATACATCGCGGATGCCCTGCACCGAACCGGTCTGCTCGGAGACCACCACGCGCGGGGCGTTGACATATTCGAGGTTGGCGCAGGTCTGCTCGAAGTCCTTCGCCACGGCATCCACGCCGTCGCGCACGATGAACGACGAGAACCACTGGGCGGCGATCTTCTCGTCGCGGGCGTCGATCTCCTTCTTCAGCACCTCGGGGCTGGGGAAGAAGCCGGCGCACTCGGTGCCGGCGAAGCCGAGCGTCACGAGGTCGTCGAGCAGGATCTCGAGCGTGTTCCACTCCCCCACCTCGGGGATGTCATCGTTGCGCCAGCTGATCGGGTGCATGCCCCAGGTGAGGCCGTTGGGGTCCTTGATCGCGGTGTCTGGGGACAGCTTCTTTGCCATCGGTTCCTCCTGAGTGGGCGGATCACGCGATGGTGGATCCGCGGCTTGTTTCGGTCGTGGGACGTTCGTTGTCTCGCTGGCGGCGGCGAGGGGCCCGCCGTCAGGACTCGTACCGATCATAACCTAATTTGTCCTGACAAAGCTATGTCAGGTTGAAAGGACCCCTCCTGGGTTTCAGGGCATCAGGATGGGCACCGAGCCCACGGTGACGGCCGCCACCACGGCCAGCACCAGCCAGGGCAGGGAGGCGTGCCGGGCCGGCGAGTACGCCGTGCGGTGACGGGTGAAGAAGCAGACCGCCATGCCCACCAGCGAGCTGATCACGCCCACCAGGGCGACCTCGGTGAGGCCGCTGCGACAGCCCGCCACGCCGGAGCAGTAGTGCTCCAGGGCCGGGCTCCAGCTGATGAGGCTGAACAGGGCGAACAGCCAGAAGGCGCCCCAGACCACGATGAACGACTGCCCGAACAGCCTGGTGAAGAAGGCCAGTGAGGGCCGTTGTGGCCGGTCGGGTTCGTTCATGGATCCTCCAGAGATGCCGGGACGCCGTTGGGACGCCATTGGCGCCGGAACAGCAGGGTTCCGACGCCAATGGCCGTATTGGTCGCTGATGACCAGTGTTGCCGGCCTGGCCCGATCAGGCCAATGGTGCCGGCATGGCCCGGTCAGGCCAGGGTGACCGGCTTGCCGCTGCGCGCCGAGTCGGTGGCAGCCTCGGCCAGGCGCAGCGCCTTGATGGCATCGTCGATGCCCGTCGGCGGCTTCGTGCCGTTCTCGACGGCCTCGATGAAGGCCGACAGCTCGAGGCGGTAGGCGTCGGCGTAGCGCTCCAGGAAGAAGTCCAGGTAGGGATCCTGGGCGTCGGTCTGGGTGGCCGACGAGAAGCGCACCGTGGTGGGACGGATGTTGTCGGCAAACAGGGCACCCTCGTCGCCGGCAGCCTCCAGTCGCTGGTCGTAGCCCGAGGCGCAGTGCCGGTTGTTGATGATGGTGGCCACCGCACCGGAGGCAGCCTTCAGGGTGACCACGGCGGCGTCGAAGTCGCCGGCCGCGCCGATGGCGGGATCCAGCACCTGGCCGGCCGCGAAGACCTCGGTGATGTCGCCCAGGAAGAAGCGCGCCATGTCGAAGTCATGGATGGTCATATCGCGGAAGATGCCGCCGGAGACCTTGATGTACTCGATCGGCGGGGCCGCCGGATCGCGACTGATGATGGTCAGCTGCTCCAGGCGCCCGACCTTGCCGTCACCGACGGCCTTGTGGATCGCGGCGAACGAGGGGTCGAAGCGACGGTTGAAGCCGAACATCACCGGCGTGGTGATGGCGTCCAGCTCGGACTCGACGGCGGTGACGTCAGCCATGTCGAGGGCGATCGGCTTCTCGCAGAGCACGGCCTTGCCGGCCTTCGCGGCGGCGAGCAGGTGCGGAATGTGCAGCGGGGTGGGTGAACCGATGATCACCGCGTCGATGTTCGGGTCGGTGAAGATGTCGTCGGTCTGCTTGGCGGCACGGGCGCCGTAGAGCGCGGCCAGCTTCTCGGCGGCATCGCCGACCGGGTCACAGACGAGTTCCAATGTGGCGTCCGGATGGGAGGCAATGGTCTTGGCGTGGACGTGGCCGATTCGGCCAGCGCCGATGACGGCGATTCTCAGCATCGTTGCTGCCTTTCCCGCACAAGCGGAATGAAGTGGATGAAATCGAACGGGTAGACCTCTGTGGAGGGGAGACCTTGGCGGACGACGGGACGGCGTGCCCCGTCGTGCGGGCAGCCATCCGGGTGGATGACTGCCGGTGCGGTCCGCAGGATGGCCGGGGCCGATGGGCGGAGCCGGCACCACGGCTCCGCCCCTGCGGTTCCTGCTGTGAAGTTGTGGGTCAAGCTGTGTTCTCGATCAAGCGGTGTTCTTGGTCAAGCTGTGCTGTTGTGCGTCATGGAGTTGTGTGCCGGGTGCCCCGACAGGCGCCGGATCACGGCTGGGGCATGATCACATTGCGCACGAGCTCGTCGAGGTCGGCGTCGGCCTGCAGGAAGCCACGCAGCGTGCGGCGGGTGGCGCCGAAGGCGTCGAACTCGGCCGGCGTGAGGCCGTCGGGCTCGTAGGCGCGCACGAACTCGGGGATCGACTGCAGCGTCTTCATGATCTCGGGGGCCACCGGCTCGTCGATGCGGTTGACCGGCTTGTAGTCCGACTTGTTGATGATCTCCTGCCAGGCGAACGGCGGTGAGACGACCAGGTCGCCACCCACCAGCTCCGACCAGTGCATGACATTGCGGAAGGCGGCCGACAGCACCCGGGCGCGCAGTCCGCGGGCCTGGAACTCGTGGTAGGCCCGCTTCAGGGCTGCAACGCCGCCCCATTCGAGGTGGCCGGGATCGAGGAACAGGCCGTCGCGCTTGGCGACGATCTTGATCCAGTCGTCCAGGCGTCCACCCATGAGGGTGACCACGGGGCCCATCGTGGAGGTGTCCTTGCCCTCGGCCTCGCGGCGCTTCAGGCCGCGCTCGATGGCCTCGCCGGCGGTGATTGCCTGCGGCACGGTGAACGAGACGGTGACATTGACCGAGACGCCGCGATAGGTGGCGTCCTCGATCGCTGCGATGCCGACCTCGGTGGCCGGGATCTTCACGATGATGTTCTTGGTGAGCTTGCTGAATTCCTCGGCCTGGTCGGCCAGAGCCTTGGCGCTGCGGGCGAGGCGGGGATCGGTCTGGATCGACAGTCGGCCGTCGCGTCCGTTCTCACGCTCGAAGATGGGCTCGAGCAGTGCGGCAGCCTCCAGCGAGAGCTCCTTGACGGCCTGCCAGCCGATCTCGGACTCGGAGGCCTGCGGCATCTCCTCGGCGATCTCGGCGATGCGCGGCAGCCACTTGTCCTTGCGCTTGGTGATGCAGGTGTAGGCGATCGACGGGTTGCAGGTGGCGCCCACGCCGCCGAAGGAGATCGACTGGCGCAGCTC
The window above is part of the Propionibacterium freudenreichii subsp. freudenreichii genome. Proteins encoded here:
- a CDS encoding LysE/ArgO family amino acid transporter, whose protein sequence is MLTLATGLATSLGLIAAIGAQNAWVLRQGIRRQHIGVIVALCIASDMALISVGTLGMGTLVTSAPWVITAFTWAGAAYLCWFAWRSFRSALRPQSDDALTGQGPDAGALRPIVGTTLALTWLNPHVYLDTMVMLGGLANQHPGLTRWAFAGGAMLGSALWFAALGLGARALSRPLSKPSVWRVIDAAIGVMMLAIAARLLLG
- the iolG gene encoding inositol 2-dehydrogenase, with product MLRIAVIGAGRIGHVHAKTIASHPDATLELVCDPVGDAAEKLAALYGARAAKQTDDIFTDPNIDAVIIGSPTPLHIPHLLAAAKAGKAVLCEKPIALDMADVTAVESELDAITTPVMFGFNRRFDPSFAAIHKAVGDGKVGRLEQLTIISRDPAAPPIEYIKVSGGIFRDMTIHDFDMARFFLGDITEVFAAGQVLDPAIGAAGDFDAAVVTLKAASGAVATIINNRHCASGYDQRLEAAGDEGALFADNIRPTTVRFSSATQTDAQDPYLDFFLERYADAYRLELSAFIEAVENGTKPPTGIDDAIKALRLAEAATDSARSGKPVTLA
- the iolE gene encoding myo-inosose-2 dehydratase; protein product: MAKKLSPDTAIKDPNGLTWGMHPISWRNDDIPEVGEWNTLEILLDDLVTLGFAGTECAGFFPSPEVLKKEIDARDEKIAAQWFSSFIVRDGVDAVAKDFEQTCANLEYVNAPRVVVSEQTGSVQGIRDVSIFSNKPVMSEAEWTQLARGLEVLGDIAHRHNMELVYHHHLGTVVMTADETKRLMDMTDPSKVSLLFDTGHAYVGDGSVMAILEQNIDRIKHVHFKDVRPRKLAESKAAERSFLDSFLAGMFTVPGDGIIDFPTVYRYLIDHGYQGWILVEAEQDPEIAKPLMYGRMARDYIEKELFA
- a CDS encoding transaldolase family protein codes for the protein MSIEYTPGPLLEAARNTPTALWNDSADPDELRQSISFGGVGATCNPSIAYTCITKRKDKWLPRIAEIAEEMPQASESEIGWQAVKELSLEAAALLEPIFERENGRDGRLSIQTDPRLARSAKALADQAEEFSKLTKNIIVKIPATEVGIAAIEDATYRGVSVNVTVSFTVPQAITAGEAIERGLKRREAEGKDTSTMGPVVTLMGGRLDDWIKIVAKRDGLFLDPGHLEWGGVAALKRAYHEFQARGLRARVLSAAFRNVMHWSELVGGDLVVSPPFAWQEIINKSDYKPVNRIDEPVAPEIMKTLQSIPEFVRAYEPDGLTPAEFDAFGATRRTLRGFLQADADLDELVRNVIMPQP